The Spirosoma foliorum genome has a window encoding:
- a CDS encoding STAS domain-containing protein has translation MEKIPILRMGAFLLVTIQVDLYDRLALTLETDLINMVHKTGARGVLIDISAVSIVDSFMGRILGNIASMTRVLDAETVVVGMQPAVAITLIELGLSLSGVYTALDVERGMSLLQTKLGPNDELTDDDDDADDTE, from the coding sequence ATGGAAAAAATACCTATCCTTCGAATGGGGGCCTTTCTGCTGGTCACCATTCAGGTTGATTTATATGACCGGCTGGCGTTGACTCTGGAAACCGATTTGATCAATATGGTCCACAAAACAGGTGCCCGTGGTGTATTGATCGATATCTCGGCTGTATCCATTGTAGACTCATTTATGGGTCGAATTTTGGGAAATATTGCCAGCATGACCAGAGTGCTGGATGCCGAAACAGTGGTAGTTGGTATGCAGCCAGCTGTAGCTATTACTCTGATTGAGTTAGGATTATCACTCAGTGGCGTGTATACCGCACTCGACGTAGAACGGGGGATGAGTCTGTTACAAACAAAGCTTGGCCCAAACGACGAACTGACGGATGATGACGACGACGCTGACGATACTGAATAA
- a CDS encoding STAS domain-containing protein, translating to MATTISELLKKNKAQLLDTWIQKQLASESLRDDLMTNDELRAQSEELVNALANIITESNINQVDSTDFDEIFEILSAVSLSRARQGFSPRETGLYIFGLKEAILDLLQDKLADNPTQLFTEVRKINRLLDSFSVVTFETFIKGREEVIFRQTEEITDISTPVIQIWDGILALPIIGTLDSARTQVVMESLLQKIVDTGSSIAILDISGVPAVDSLVAQHLMKTVSATRLMGADCIISGIRPEIAQTVVHLGIDLSNIITKASLASALKHAFSMHKLIVKQGGTDKTIR from the coding sequence ATGGCTACTACAATTTCGGAATTACTTAAAAAGAACAAGGCCCAACTGCTGGATACCTGGATTCAAAAGCAATTAGCCAGTGAAAGCCTGCGGGACGATCTGATGACGAACGACGAATTGCGAGCGCAATCGGAAGAGTTAGTTAATGCCCTGGCCAATATCATTACAGAAAGCAATATAAACCAAGTCGATTCTACAGACTTCGACGAGATATTTGAAATCTTATCGGCGGTTTCACTGTCTCGTGCCCGACAAGGTTTTTCTCCCCGCGAAACAGGCTTGTACATCTTCGGTCTGAAAGAGGCTATTCTGGATTTGCTACAGGATAAATTAGCTGATAACCCAACGCAGCTTTTTACAGAGGTCCGAAAAATAAACCGGCTCCTCGACAGTTTCTCCGTTGTTACATTCGAGACCTTTATTAAAGGTCGGGAAGAAGTCATTTTCCGCCAAACCGAAGAAATCACCGATATCTCGACCCCAGTGATTCAAATATGGGATGGCATTCTGGCACTTCCCATCATTGGCACGTTAGATAGCGCCCGAACGCAGGTTGTGATGGAAAGCCTGTTACAAAAAATTGTTGATACGGGTAGCAGCATTGCCATTCTGGATATTTCGGGCGTACCCGCTGTCGATTCATTAGTGGCGCAGCATTTAATGAAGACCGTTAGCGCAACTCGCTTGATGGGGGCCGACTGCATCATTAGCGGTATCCGACCTGAAATTGCCCAAACAGTTGTTCATCTAGGTATCGACTTGTCCAATATCATTACTAAAGCCTCTCTCGCCAGTGCGCTTAAGCATGCGTTTAGTATGCATAAGTTGATCGTTAAGCAAGGGGGAACGGACAAGACTATACGCTAA
- a CDS encoding OmpA family protein: MRMLLIIRLLLCFYAWQWIGGSYSFGQDPKMRSAGRAIANANAAELPLSIYILYFDQSSPKLRPGVKVTLDSIAQQLAGQPAWIATVTGYTDNVGKRELNLVLAERRSKTVADYLKQRGVHPDQIIVKWEEPELKASAENQEDTKTISRRVAVQLSPK, translated from the coding sequence ATGAGAATGCTGTTAATTATCAGGTTGTTACTGTGTTTCTACGCCTGGCAATGGATAGGCGGTAGCTATTCCTTCGGGCAAGACCCTAAGATGCGCTCGGCCGGTCGTGCAATAGCCAATGCTAATGCAGCTGAATTGCCGCTGAGTATTTATATTCTGTACTTTGACCAAAGTAGTCCCAAACTACGACCCGGCGTTAAAGTCACACTGGATTCGATAGCGCAACAACTTGCCGGACAACCAGCCTGGATCGCAACCGTAACTGGCTATACGGACAACGTAGGCAAGCGCGAGTTGAATCTGGTTTTAGCGGAGCGTAGGTCTAAAACCGTAGCAGATTATTTAAAACAACGCGGTGTGCATCCCGACCAGATTATAGTCAAGTGGGAAGAGCCGGAGCTAAAAGCATCTGCTGAGAATCAGGAGGATACAAAAACAATAAGCAGGCGAGTAGCTGTACAGCTTTCGCCGAAGTAA
- a CDS encoding glycoside hydrolase family 31 protein: MMSRSFLFFIFSLFVVTSGSGQQTAFQWQQIAPGVWKSVIGSPDGITPLAVADVKPRLDGLQKLGDMPFPTLLGESVHEKTDNKTFLRFPLQQGEQLFGLGLNFKTVQQRGTIKTLHVDHYNGKDNGRTHAPVPFYVSSLGYGVLINSARYITVYAGTGVLAEGKHTPAEMNRNTQRNWSAQPYSDAVEMVVPAAGTEVYVFAGRTPMEVMQRYNLYCGGGTLPPKWGLGFTHRTPTLFTDKQILNEVAEFEAKGYPLSFVGLEPGWQSHSYPNSFVWDSTRFPHPDQFLKQLATKNIRSNLWINPYVSSHSPIFKDVLPYTGSHTVWVGRVPDFNLAPARDLYKSLFTKQHLSIGVSGYKVDEVDGYDHWLWPDVAKFPSGIGAEQMRQIYGLQFQKMTDGWFREKNQRTYGLVRGSNAGSPWMPYVIYNDYYDHRDFITALCTSSFAGVLWTPEARTSKTSEEWLRRMQTVCFSPMAMLNAWADGTKPWSFADVADEVKAVMQLRMELLPYLYTTFAQYHFEGKPPIRAMNLVDGFSFDDKATTAQFNSTDNPYAMAVKQDIKDQFMVGDFLLVAPLFAGETSRKVVLPPGNWYDFYTGKLAGNGEVIDVKPASLAIPVFVKEGGIIPMIPFQLHTPGETEKLPLQIRHYGTTEASWNLYDDDGITFDYEKGKFSWAQLTVKKDKKGKLTGSWIAPKDPSFHYTKATWEFMTR, from the coding sequence ATGATGAGTCGTTCCTTTCTGTTTTTCATATTTAGTCTATTCGTAGTAACCTCTGGCTCCGGTCAGCAAACCGCGTTTCAGTGGCAGCAGATAGCGCCCGGCGTGTGGAAGTCTGTTATTGGAAGCCCGGATGGCATTACGCCACTAGCAGTTGCAGACGTAAAACCCCGTCTGGATGGCTTACAAAAGCTGGGTGATATGCCATTCCCGACACTTCTAGGCGAGAGTGTACACGAAAAAACAGACAACAAAACATTTCTACGATTTCCCCTCCAACAGGGCGAACAACTCTTTGGCCTAGGCTTAAATTTTAAAACCGTTCAGCAACGGGGCACCATCAAAACGCTGCATGTAGATCATTACAACGGGAAAGACAACGGCCGAACCCATGCGCCCGTTCCGTTTTACGTGTCCAGCCTCGGGTATGGTGTTCTGATTAATTCAGCCCGGTACATCACGGTCTACGCGGGTACGGGGGTGCTGGCTGAAGGCAAACACACCCCAGCCGAAATGAACCGGAATACCCAGCGAAACTGGAGTGCGCAACCTTACTCAGATGCAGTAGAGATGGTGGTTCCGGCGGCTGGTACGGAGGTTTATGTGTTTGCCGGACGTACGCCAATGGAAGTTATGCAGCGCTACAATCTTTACTGCGGAGGAGGTACGTTGCCGCCAAAATGGGGCTTGGGTTTTACCCATCGAACGCCAACGCTATTTACCGACAAACAGATTCTGAACGAAGTTGCCGAGTTTGAAGCCAAAGGCTATCCGTTAAGTTTTGTTGGGCTGGAACCCGGCTGGCAATCCCACTCCTACCCAAATAGTTTCGTCTGGGACAGTACGCGCTTCCCTCACCCCGACCAATTTCTGAAGCAATTAGCCACTAAAAACATCCGATCCAACTTATGGATCAATCCTTACGTTTCATCGCATTCACCCATTTTTAAGGACGTGCTGCCGTATACCGGCTCGCATACGGTTTGGGTGGGACGCGTTCCCGATTTTAATCTGGCACCTGCCCGCGATTTATACAAGAGCTTATTCACGAAACAGCACCTGTCCATTGGCGTGTCGGGCTATAAGGTCGATGAAGTGGATGGGTACGATCACTGGCTTTGGCCCGACGTTGCTAAGTTTCCTTCGGGCATCGGTGCCGAGCAGATGAGGCAGATTTACGGTCTGCAATTTCAGAAAATGACCGACGGTTGGTTTCGGGAAAAGAACCAGCGAACCTATGGACTGGTACGCGGTTCAAATGCGGGCTCTCCATGGATGCCCTACGTGATTTACAACGACTACTACGACCACCGCGATTTCATTACAGCCTTGTGTACCAGCAGCTTTGCCGGTGTACTCTGGACACCTGAAGCACGAACATCTAAAACCTCGGAAGAATGGCTACGCCGGATGCAGACGGTATGCTTTTCGCCGATGGCAATGCTCAACGCCTGGGCCGATGGCACCAAACCCTGGTCGTTTGCCGATGTGGCCGACGAGGTAAAAGCGGTGATGCAACTACGGATGGAGTTACTGCCCTATCTCTACACAACCTTTGCTCAGTATCATTTCGAAGGCAAGCCGCCAATTCGAGCCATGAATCTGGTCGATGGTTTTTCCTTTGATGATAAGGCGACAACGGCTCAATTTAATTCTACCGATAATCCCTACGCGATGGCCGTGAAACAGGATATCAAAGATCAGTTTATGGTGGGTGATTTCTTGCTGGTAGCTCCTCTATTTGCCGGTGAAACAAGCCGAAAAGTGGTACTACCACCTGGCAACTGGTATGATTTTTACACTGGAAAATTGGCGGGCAACGGCGAAGTAATCGACGTTAAGCCAGCGTCGTTAGCTATTCCGGTATTTGTAAAAGAAGGGGGTATTATTCCGATGATCCCATTCCAGTTGCATACGCCGGGCGAAACCGAAAAACTTCCGTTACAAATCCGACATTACGGCACTACAGAAGCCAGTTGGAACTTGTATGATGACGACGGCATCACCTTCGACTACGAAAAAGGCAAGTTCAGTTGGGCGCAACTCACCGTCAAAAAAGATAAAAAGGGGAAGCTAACCGGCAGTTGGATAGCGCCCAAAGACCCTTCGTTTCATTATACCAAAGCAACCTGGGAATTTATGACGCGGTAA
- a CDS encoding GntR family transcriptional regulator, translated as MEKKGATAQLTTGKAKFIALSESIIDKIKTGELLPGDQIPSENELIKTFKISNTTARKTLLEIESKGWARRIKGKGTYVLNRTEDHHLLRTLGSIYATRRGFHDSLIAEGFTPKNIVLEKTILQDGISSEINGRHFIIEGPALKLHQLRYADELLIKDEVKYISLTLCPKINKIPTEVSYFKVYENNYHLKINEVQQTLGVKILEPNTTNFDLNKPTPVFLLDSAVICTGDKVVEIEQSYYHGDKYKFAVIANPEFDYRPANPLSS; from the coding sequence ATGGAAAAGAAAGGGGCAACTGCTCAGCTAACCACAGGTAAGGCGAAATTTATCGCGCTGAGTGAAAGCATTATTGATAAAATAAAAACGGGGGAGTTATTGCCAGGAGACCAGATACCTTCTGAAAATGAGCTGATTAAAACCTTTAAAATAAGCAACACAACCGCCCGAAAAACGCTCCTCGAAATTGAATCCAAAGGTTGGGCACGGCGTATAAAAGGCAAAGGTACCTACGTACTCAATCGGACAGAAGATCATCATTTACTCCGCACGTTAGGCTCAATCTACGCTACCCGACGTGGTTTTCACGATAGCCTGATTGCCGAAGGGTTTACGCCCAAAAACATCGTTCTGGAGAAAACGATTTTACAGGATGGGATTTCGTCGGAGATCAACGGACGGCATTTTATTATTGAAGGCCCGGCCCTAAAGCTTCATCAACTGCGCTATGCTGATGAGTTGCTGATTAAAGATGAGGTCAAGTACATTTCCCTGACGCTTTGTCCGAAGATCAATAAAATACCGACCGAGGTTTCGTATTTCAAAGTCTACGAAAACAACTATCACCTGAAAATCAACGAGGTTCAGCAGACGCTAGGCGTGAAAATTCTGGAACCCAACACCACTAATTTTGACCTCAATAAGCCAACACCCGTCTTTTTGCTCGACAGTGCCGTGATCTGTACGGGCGATAAAGTTGTTGAAATTGAGCAGTCCTATTACCACGGCGATAAGTATAAATTCGCCGTTATTGCCAATCCCGAATTCGATTATCGGCCCGCCAATCCGCTTAGTTCGTAA
- a CDS encoding SGNH/GDSL hydrolase family protein: MINRIYKMLVLFLGVSLSTLAQQADSATYLSTLKQELTTQWPKNRTINLVFHGHSVPAGYWHDHEVHTLESYPNLLLAKLKKQYPYAVINVIVTAIGGENSIKGQTRFEQDVLVHKPDVLFIDYALNDRFSDIGKVKEAWASMIQTALAKNIKVILLTPSPDQRLDILDATNPLEPHVQQIHQLANQNHIGIADPYSKFKQIAKRGELTNYMSHVNHPNKAGHEIIADEILKWFTN, translated from the coding sequence ATGATAAATAGAATCTATAAAATGCTTGTTTTGTTTCTGGGAGTATCCTTGAGCACACTGGCCCAGCAGGCGGATTCTGCTACGTATCTGAGCACTCTAAAACAAGAACTCACAACGCAGTGGCCGAAAAACCGGACGATCAATCTGGTGTTTCATGGGCACTCGGTACCAGCGGGTTATTGGCACGATCACGAAGTGCATACGCTGGAATCGTATCCAAATCTGCTGCTGGCAAAACTGAAAAAGCAGTATCCGTATGCCGTTATTAACGTGATTGTGACGGCTATTGGCGGGGAGAATTCCATCAAAGGACAAACTCGTTTTGAACAGGATGTGCTCGTTCACAAACCCGACGTCCTGTTTATCGACTACGCCCTCAACGACCGTTTCTCGGACATTGGCAAGGTAAAAGAAGCCTGGGCAAGCATGATACAGACGGCACTGGCCAAGAACATAAAGGTAATTCTGCTAACTCCCTCTCCCGACCAGCGGCTGGACATTCTGGATGCAACCAATCCACTGGAGCCACACGTTCAGCAGATCCATCAACTAGCCAACCAAAACCACATCGGAATAGCCGATCCGTATTCGAAGTTTAAGCAGATTGCCAAACGGGGTGAATTGACCAACTACATGTCGCACGTGAACCACCCGAACAAAGCAGGGCATGAGATCATTGCCGACGAAATTCTGAAGTGGTTTACGAACTAA
- a CDS encoding RagB/SusD family nutrient uptake outer membrane protein, giving the protein MKKKLLAILFLTATLTSCQDFLNLKPAYQISDQSFYQNQNDFETALVGVYSTFRGLYSSSNIIYLAELTTDNTEIQWSSPSADEMQLDQNGVTATNAFTRAVWSTCLYTISQSSNILNRIDAVNFDQTAKNRIKGEAQFLRAFSYFYLVRLFGNVPIATQTFTSPAQVSAADLTLKPKEEVYKLILSDLTSAESLLPATLVTDKTKTSQMTVKALLGKVYLTQQNYDLAATKLKEVIDSKQYSLVADYKTLSTNGNTNLAETMLEVDYLSGQTLGNNYSSLFTPAITSMAIFPNNSQGAGRIVPTLDLTRAYEAGDARKAISVNDSVALIGGKKSYSRYGLKFVDFKAVDPNDGSISFTILRFADVLLMYAEVLNEQGKTTDALPYINQVRQRVKLPVLAGLTQASLRLALEQERRVELLYEGHRWFDLVRTGRAQTVLNAHYASQKLSFSVQDFELVFPIPQAEIDLNPALKQNPGY; this is encoded by the coding sequence ATGAAAAAGAAATTATTGGCCATACTCTTTCTGACGGCCACCTTGACCTCCTGCCAGGATTTTCTGAATCTGAAGCCGGCTTACCAGATTAGTGATCAGAGTTTTTACCAGAATCAAAATGATTTTGAAACGGCGCTGGTTGGCGTGTACAGCACCTTTCGGGGTTTGTATAGCAGTAGCAACATCATTTATCTGGCAGAACTGACCACCGACAATACGGAAATCCAGTGGTCGTCGCCATCAGCCGATGAAATGCAACTGGATCAAAATGGCGTTACGGCAACGAACGCTTTTACCAGAGCGGTCTGGAGTACCTGCCTGTATACCATCTCGCAGTCCAGCAATATTTTGAACCGGATTGATGCGGTCAATTTCGACCAGACGGCCAAGAACCGCATTAAGGGCGAAGCGCAGTTTTTACGGGCGTTCAGCTATTTCTATCTGGTACGCTTATTTGGCAACGTACCCATCGCTACCCAGACGTTCACCAGCCCCGCGCAGGTGTCAGCCGCCGATTTAACGCTAAAGCCCAAAGAGGAGGTCTATAAATTGATCCTCTCCGATTTAACCAGTGCCGAATCGTTATTACCCGCCACCCTGGTTACGGATAAAACCAAGACCTCGCAAATGACCGTGAAAGCGTTGTTGGGAAAAGTGTACCTGACACAGCAGAACTACGATCTGGCTGCTACGAAACTGAAAGAAGTAATCGATTCCAAGCAGTATTCGCTGGTAGCTGACTATAAAACGCTGTCGACCAATGGCAATACGAACCTGGCTGAGACAATGCTGGAAGTCGATTATTTATCGGGGCAAACGCTGGGCAACAACTATTCCTCGTTGTTTACTCCCGCCATCACCAGCATGGCTATCTTCCCCAATAATTCGCAGGGAGCAGGTCGTATTGTGCCGACGCTGGATTTAACCAGAGCTTACGAAGCGGGAGACGCTCGCAAAGCGATTTCGGTTAACGATTCTGTCGCACTCATTGGTGGCAAGAAATCATATAGCCGCTACGGGTTAAAATTCGTCGATTTTAAAGCTGTCGATCCCAATGATGGCAGCATCTCGTTCACCATTCTCCGCTTTGCCGACGTCTTGTTGATGTATGCCGAAGTGCTCAATGAACAAGGTAAAACAACCGATGCGTTGCCTTACATCAATCAGGTTCGTCAGCGGGTTAAATTACCCGTTCTGGCTGGCCTTACCCAGGCTTCCTTGCGACTGGCCCTTGAACAGGAACGACGCGTTGAATTGCTGTACGAGGGTCATCGCTGGTTCGATTTAGTCCGAACGGGTCGGGCGCAAACGGTCTTAAACGCCCATTATGCCAGTCAGAAACTTAGTTTTTCGGTGCAGGATTTCGAATTGGTGTTCCCGATTCCACAAGCAGAAATTGACTTGAATCCGGCACTGAAGCAGAATCCGGGGTATTGA
- a CDS encoding SusC/RagA family TonB-linked outer membrane protein, whose translation MNHFLFHRLRLLVIGSMLSVLSVVHSVSAQSTKGLVSGKITAEEDGEALVGATVTEKGTTNGTTTDVNGNFKLNVASNATLVVSFIGYAPQELAVNKRTTFNLSLKTDQQQLQDVVVVGYGTQRKKDLTGSIVNLTSKDLVPVPSATSVDQMMQGKVAGVQITQTSGAPGGNVNVIVRGISSITGGNSPLYVVDGYAIGTGGGGSDLSSFSANSYTASGIASSSSTNRINPLSIINPADIESIQVLKDASATAIYGSRGSNGVIIITTKRGKLGKPTISFEHSSGMQELARKMKLLTPRQYAEFVAEGRDNAWVFAGGKASDPNSVRSTATQVKPEFRNPSQFADQGYGTDWQDVIFRKGMVHNYQLSASGTSKDVSYYVSGGYFNQTGIIIGSDFNKFTLRTNIDAQLTPWMKIGASFSGAHSYGNFARAEGHLQYRGLISAALASDPTIPVTNPDGTPYSEFSSPTGIPVENPLVIAAEFSDKRNNTNVFTNNYLQFELAPGLILKTSVGVNYSNNVTRLWKSSKVGLATSRTGAATAGSTEVKSMNWLNENTLNYRHKFGGKHDLDALVGYTVQKNSDEILQAGATGFSTDYVPYLAAGTVSTGTNYISEWAIMSWLARVNYTYAGKYLLTATIRQDGSSRFGAKNRWGTFPSLSAAYRLSDEPFMKSASFINDLKIRSQLWRFGKQSNSELCHSGFAGRSPNGIERADRFGYRTNQFGQRPTNLGTIGAIEYRHGFVVVP comes from the coding sequence ATGAATCATTTTTTATTCCATCGGCTGCGACTCCTGGTGATTGGCAGCATGTTAAGCGTATTGTCTGTCGTGCATAGCGTATCTGCTCAATCGACGAAAGGGTTGGTAAGCGGCAAAATCACCGCGGAGGAAGACGGAGAAGCTCTGGTTGGCGCAACTGTTACTGAGAAAGGCACCACAAACGGTACAACGACCGATGTGAATGGAAACTTCAAGCTGAATGTCGCATCCAACGCCACGCTGGTCGTCAGTTTTATTGGCTATGCCCCTCAGGAACTGGCCGTTAATAAGCGAACGACCTTCAACCTGTCGTTAAAAACCGATCAACAGCAGTTGCAGGATGTGGTTGTCGTGGGCTATGGTACTCAGCGCAAAAAAGACCTGACGGGTTCGATTGTCAACCTGACTAGTAAAGATCTGGTGCCCGTACCATCGGCTACGAGTGTCGATCAGATGATGCAGGGCAAAGTGGCGGGTGTCCAGATTACCCAAACGTCGGGTGCGCCAGGCGGAAACGTTAACGTGATTGTTCGGGGAATTAGCTCCATTACGGGTGGCAACTCTCCGCTGTATGTAGTCGATGGCTATGCGATTGGTACCGGTGGGGGTGGCTCTGATCTGAGCAGTTTTAGTGCGAACTCCTACACCGCCAGCGGCATTGCCAGCAGCAGTTCGACCAACCGGATCAACCCACTCAGCATCATCAACCCCGCTGACATTGAGTCAATTCAGGTTTTGAAAGATGCCTCAGCAACGGCGATTTATGGCTCTCGCGGTTCTAACGGCGTCATTATCATTACCACCAAACGCGGTAAGTTAGGCAAACCGACCATCAGCTTCGAGCATTCGAGCGGCATGCAGGAGCTAGCCCGAAAAATGAAGCTCCTGACACCCCGACAATACGCTGAGTTTGTGGCCGAAGGTCGCGACAATGCCTGGGTATTTGCGGGTGGAAAAGCTTCTGACCCAAACAGTGTTCGCAGCACGGCGACGCAGGTTAAACCCGAGTTCCGCAATCCATCCCAATTTGCCGATCAAGGGTACGGCACCGACTGGCAGGATGTCATCTTCCGAAAAGGCATGGTGCATAATTACCAACTATCGGCCAGCGGGACTAGTAAGGATGTAAGCTACTATGTATCAGGCGGCTATTTCAACCAAACGGGTATCATCATTGGCTCCGACTTCAACAAATTCACGCTGCGTACCAACATCGATGCGCAGCTTACTCCGTGGATGAAAATTGGGGCTTCCTTTTCTGGGGCTCACTCCTACGGCAATTTCGCCCGAGCCGAAGGGCACCTGCAATACCGGGGTTTGATCTCGGCAGCTCTGGCCAGCGACCCAACCATTCCAGTCACGAATCCCGACGGAACGCCTTATTCTGAATTCTCCAGTCCGACGGGTATTCCGGTCGAAAATCCGTTGGTGATTGCCGCTGAATTTTCGGATAAGCGCAACAACACCAACGTGTTCACAAACAATTACCTGCAATTTGAACTGGCTCCGGGTCTGATTTTGAAAACCTCCGTTGGGGTTAACTATTCCAACAACGTCACGCGTTTGTGGAAATCATCGAAAGTCGGCTTGGCGACTAGCCGGACAGGAGCGGCTACGGCGGGGTCTACGGAAGTGAAGAGCATGAACTGGTTAAACGAAAACACGCTTAACTACCGGCATAAGTTTGGTGGCAAGCATGACCTCGATGCCTTAGTTGGCTATACCGTCCAGAAAAATTCGGACGAAATTTTGCAGGCGGGCGCTACGGGATTTTCGACGGATTATGTGCCTTATCTGGCCGCTGGCACCGTTTCGACGGGCACGAATTACATCAGCGAATGGGCCATCATGTCGTGGCTAGCACGGGTAAATTACACCTATGCAGGCAAATATTTGTTAACCGCCACGATTCGGCAGGATGGTAGTTCGCGCTTTGGGGCCAAGAATCGCTGGGGCACGTTCCCCTCGCTGTCGGCCGCTTACCGACTGTCGGATGAGCCGTTCATGAAATCAGCAAGTTTTATCAACGATCTGAAAATCAGAAGCCAGCTTTGGCGTTTCGGGAAACAATCTAATTCCGAACTATGCCACTCAGGGTTTGCTGGGCGTAGCCCGAACGGTATCGAACGGGCAGATCGTTTCGGGTATCGTACCAACCAGTTTGGCCAACGACCAACTAACCTGGGAACAATCGGTGCAATCGAATATAGGCATGGATTTGTCGTTGTTCCATAA
- a CDS encoding L-fucose/L-arabinose isomerase family protein, whose translation MQNQSLNGLVSAKEGAFVKRKPTRARIGVFGVGYFKYWGQFDGLLDDLLKKQAVFIDKIEAQHDVEIVDFGLVDDVTKAYELVPKLNAANLDLIFCDMLTYATSSTFGVIIKSIDTPIVLVALQPDKAMNYSQASTYLQLYNDDICALPEFAGVAVRMGKKVPQMIIGTLYDDPAADAEISEYCRIAAVLHDLKTARIGHIGHPIEAMLDMHSDSTMLTAHFGAHIVQCEAHEIVSQYQQATEAEIDAVKERILDFFDTPDPVSDPISEKLRDSDLHIAAQAAVALEKFIKAKKLDGLAYYYDGPDNSDTRVVMSNLIVGNSLLQGAGFPMCGESDLKTCIAMLIMERLGIGGSFAEFHPVDFKEDFVLVGHDGPHNIAIAEGQPVLRSLKKYHGKPGFGAGVEFKIKEGPITMLSISSTYEGKMKFIIAEGESIAGPIPPTGNTNTRGFFKPDVRTFLKRWIQAGPTHHFALGVGHHAETIQKIADYLKIESVIING comes from the coding sequence ATGCAGAATCAATCATTGAATGGGCTAGTATCGGCGAAAGAGGGCGCCTTTGTAAAACGGAAACCAACGCGTGCCCGAATCGGGGTGTTTGGCGTAGGCTATTTCAAATACTGGGGCCAGTTCGACGGATTATTAGACGATCTGTTGAAAAAACAGGCTGTATTCATCGATAAAATTGAAGCACAACACGACGTGGAGATCGTTGATTTTGGGCTTGTCGACGATGTTACGAAAGCTTATGAGCTTGTTCCGAAACTCAACGCGGCCAATCTGGACCTGATTTTCTGCGACATGCTAACCTACGCAACATCGAGTACGTTCGGCGTCATTATCAAAAGCATCGACACCCCAATCGTCCTCGTGGCGTTGCAACCCGACAAGGCCATGAATTATAGTCAGGCGTCGACCTACTTGCAATTGTATAACGACGACATCTGCGCTTTACCTGAGTTTGCCGGGGTAGCCGTTCGGATGGGGAAGAAAGTGCCCCAGATGATTATTGGGACGCTATATGACGATCCGGCTGCCGATGCCGAAATCAGTGAATATTGCCGGATTGCCGCTGTCTTGCATGATTTAAAAACGGCAAGAATCGGGCATATCGGACACCCGATTGAGGCCATGCTGGACATGCACTCCGATTCGACCATGCTGACCGCCCACTTCGGCGCGCACATTGTTCAGTGCGAAGCACATGAAATTGTGAGTCAGTATCAGCAGGCTACCGAAGCCGAAATCGATGCCGTTAAAGAGCGAATTCTGGACTTTTTCGATACCCCCGATCCCGTTTCCGACCCCATCTCCGAAAAGCTCCGGGATTCTGATCTGCACATTGCAGCCCAGGCGGCTGTAGCCTTGGAAAAATTCATCAAAGCCAAAAAACTGGACGGACTAGCCTATTACTACGATGGCCCGGATAACAGCGATACCCGCGTCGTTATGTCGAACCTGATTGTGGGTAACTCCCTGCTCCAGGGCGCGGGCTTCCCAATGTGTGGCGAATCAGACCTGAAAACCTGCATTGCTATGCTCATTATGGAACGGCTGGGCATTGGTGGCAGTTTCGCCGAGTTTCACCCGGTCGATTTCAAGGAAGACTTTGTGCTGGTCGGCCACGATGGGCCCCATAACATCGCCATTGCTGAAGGACAGCCGGTGTTGCGCAGTCTGAAAAAATATCATGGCAAACCCGGTTTCGGAGCGGGTGTCGAGTTCAAAATCAAGGAAGGGCCAATTACAATGCTGAGTATCAGCTCGACTTACGAAGGCAAAATGAAATTCATCATTGCCGAAGGCGAGTCGATTGCGGGACCTATTCCGCCAACTGGCAACACCAACACGCGCGGCTTTTTCAAACCGGATGTTCGCACGTTCCTGAAACGCTGGATACAGGCAGGCCCAACGCACCATTTCGCACTGGGTGTAGGGCACCACGCCGAAACGATTCAGAAAATCGCGGATTACCTGAAGATCGAATCTGTGATTATTAATGGATAG